In Microvirga sp. 17 mud 1-3, the genomic window ATCAGATCAAGATCTCGATCGCGAGCCCTGAGAAGATTCTGTCCTGGTCATACGGCGAGATCAAGAAGCCGGAGACCATCAACTACCGCACGTTCAAGCCGGAGCGCGACGGCTTGTTCTGCGCGCGCATCTTCGGCCCGATCAAGGACTACGAGTGCTTGTGCGGCAAGTACAAGCGCATGAAGTACAAGGGCGTGATCTGCGAGAAGTGCGGCGTCGAGGTGACTCTCGCCCGCGTTCGGCGCGACCGCATGGGTCACATCGAGCTCGCCGCTCCCGTGGCGCATATCTGGTTCCTCAAGTCCCTGCCGAGCCGCATCGGTCTGCTGCTCGACATGACCCTGAAGGATCTGGAGCGGATTCTCTATTTCGAATCCTACATCGTCGTCGATGCCGGCCTGACCCCCCTGAAGGACCGCCAGCTTCTGACCGAGGAGGAGTACCTCCGCGCTCAGGACGAGTATGGCGAGGATTCCTTCACGGCCATGATCGGCGCGGAAGCCATCCGCCGCATCCTCCAGGAACTCGACCTGGAGAAGATCGCGATCGACATCCGCGAGGAGATTGCGGTCACCACGTCGGAGCTGAAGCCGAAGAAGCTGATGAAGCGCCTCAAGATCATCGAGGCGTTCCTCCAGTCCGGCAATAAGCCCGAATGGATGATCCTGACGGTTGTTCCGGTGATCCCGCCGGATCTGCGTCCGCTCGTTCCGCTCGATGGCGGCCGCTTCGCGACGTCGGACCTGAACGATCTCTATCGCCGCGTCATCAACCGTAACAACCGCCTGAAGCGCCTCATGGAGCTGCGTGCGCCGGACATCATCGTCCGCAACGAGAAGCGCATGCTCCAGGAGGCCGTCGACGCCCTGTTCGACAACGGCCGTCGTGGCCGCGTCATCACGGGTGCCAACAAGCGTCCGCTCAAGTCCCTCGCCGACATGCTCAAGGGCAAGCAGGGCCGGTTCCGCCAGAACCTGCTCGGCAAGCGCGTGGACTATTCGGGCCGCTCGGTCATCGTGGTCGGTCCGGAGCTGAAGCTCCATCAGTGCGGCCTGCCCAAGAAGATGGCGCTCGAGCTCTTCAAGCCGTTCATCTACGCCAAGCTCGACGCTCGCGGCCTCTCGGCCACCGTCAAACAGGCGAAGAAGCTTGTCGAGAAGGAAAAGCCCGAGGTCTGGGACATCCTGGACGAGGTCATCCGCGAGCACCCGGTTCTCCTGAACCGCGCTCCGACCCTGCACCGTCTCGGCATCCAGGCCTTCGAACCCACCCTGATCGAGGGCAAGGCGATCCAGCTGCACCCGCTCGTCTGCGCCGCGTTCAACGCGGACTTCGACGGCGACCAGATGGCTGTCCACGTGCCGCTCTCGCTCGAGGCGCAGCTCGAAGCCCGCGTGCTGATGATGTCCACGAACAACATCCTGCACCCGGCCAACGGCCAGCCGATCATCGTGCCGTCGCAGGACATCGTTCTGGGCCTGTACTACCTCTCGATCGTCTCCGACGGCGAGCCCGGCCAGGGCAAGGCCTTTGCGGATATGGGCGAGATCGAGCACGCCCTGCACGAGAAGGTCATCACGCTCCACTCGAAGATCCGCTACCGCTGGGAGGGGATTGGCGAGAATGGCGAGCCGGTCAGCAAGATCTATGAAACGACCGCCGGTCGCGTCATGCTCTCGCGCGTTCTGCCGAAGCATCCCAACCTGCCCTTCGACGTCGTGAACAAGCTCATGACGAAGAAGGAAATCTCCAACATGATCGATGCCGTGTACCGGCACTGCGGTCAGAAGGAGTCGGTGATCTTCTGCGATCGCATCATGGCCCTCGGGTTCTACAACGCGTTCAAGGCCGGCATTTCGTTCGGCAAGGACGACATGGTGATCCCGGAGAACAAGTGGCAGATCGTCGAGGAGACCCGTGCCCTCGCAAAGGACTACGAGCAGCAGTACCAGGACGGCCTCATCACCCAGGGTGAGAAGTACAACAAGGTCGTCGATGCCTGGGCGAAATGCTCGGATCGCCTTGCTGGCGAGATGATGGCGCGTATCTCGGCCGTGCAGAAGGACGACAACGGCCGCGATAAGCCGGTGAACTCCATCTACATGATGTCGCATTCCGGTGCCCGTGGTTCGCCGGCCCAGATGAAGCAGCTCGCGGCTATGCGCGGCCTCATGGCCAAGCCGTCGGGCGAGATCATCGAGACGCCGATTATCTCGAACTTCAAGGAAGGCCTGGACGTGCTCGAGTACTTCAACTCGACCCACGGTGCCCGTAAGGGCCTGGCCGACACTGCGCTCAAGACTGCGAACTCGGGTTACCTGACCCGCCGTCTCGTGGATGTGGCGCAGGACGCGGTCATCCGCGAGACCGATTGCGGCACCGAGCGCGGCATCCGCATGCGGGCCATCATCGATGCCGGCCAGGTGGTCGCATCGCTGGCCTCCCGCATCCTGGGCCGCTCGACGGCCGAGGATCTGGTGGCTGCCGACGGCTCCATCATCGTTCCGAAGGGGACGATGATCGAGGAGGCGCATCTGGAGGCCATCGGCGCTGCCGGCATCCAGGAGGTAAAGATCCGTTCCGTGCTCGTCTGCGAGTCGAAGAACGGCGTCTGCGCCACCTGCTACGGTCGCGACCTGGCCCGCGGTACGCCGGTCAACCACGGCGAGGCTGTCGGCGTCATCGCGGCACAGTCCATCGGCGAGCCGGGCACTCAGCTCACCATGCGCACCTTCCACATCGGCGGTGCGGCCCAGATTGCCGACTCGTCCTTCATCGAGTCGAGCTTCGAGGGCACGATCGGCTTCCGCAACAAGAACATTGCGCGGAACTCGGACGGCGACCTGGTGGTCATGGGCCGCAACGTGTCCGTCGTCATCTATGGGGCGGACGGCAGCGAGCGGGCAGCCCATCGCCTGCAATACGGCTCCCGCCTGAAGGTGGACGAGGGCGACACGATCAAGCGCGGCCAGCGCATCGCCGAATGGGATCCCTATACCCGCCCGATCCTCACCGAGATCGAGGGCGTGGTGGGCTATGAGGACCTCGTCGACGGCGGCTCGATGATCGAGACCATGGACGAGTCCACCGGCATCGCGAAGCGCGTCGTCATCGACTGGCGCGGCTCGCCGCGCACGGCGGACCTGCGTCCGGCGGTCATCATCGAGGGCAAGGGCGGCAAGGTTGCCAAGCTGCCGCGTGGCGGCGACGCCCGCTACCTGCTCCCGGTCGACGCGATCCTCGCGATGGATCCGGGCTCGAAGGTCAAGGCCGGCGACGTGCTCGCCCGTGTCTCGACCGAGAGCGCCAAGACCCGCGACATCACCGGCGGTCTGCCGCGCGTGGCGGAGCTGTTCGAGGCCCGTCGTCCGAAGGATGCGGCCATCATTGCGGAGAAGTCCGGTACGATTCAGTTCGGCCGCGACTACAAGAACAAGCGTCGCCTGACGCTGACCCCGCACGATGGCTCCGAGCCGGTGGAATACTTGATCCCCAAGGGCAAGCACATCCACCTGCAGGATGGGGACGTGGTGGAACTCGGCGACTTCATCGTCGACGGAAACCCGGCTCCGCACGACATCCTGGCCATTAAGGGCGTCGAGGAGCTGGCGGCTTATCTCGTCAACGAGATCCAGGAGGTCTATCGCCTCCAGGGCGTGCTCATCAACGATAAGCACATCGAGGTAATCGTTCGTCAGATGCTGCAGAAGGTCGAAATCACCGACAGCGGGGATTCCGACTTCCTCACGGGTGAGCAGGTCGATCGTCTGGAACTCGAGGAGGCCAACGAGCGCCTCGAGGCCGAGAAGAAGAAGCCCGCCGCCGGCGTGCCGGTTCTGCTCGGCATTACCAAGGCTTCGCTCCAGACCCGCTCCTTCATCTCGGCGGCGTCCTTCCAGGAGACCACCCGCGTCCTCACGGAGGCGGCGGTCAATGGCAAGGTCGATACCCTCGAGGGCCTCAAGGAGAACGTGATCGTCGGCAGCCTCATTCCGGCCGGCACGGGCGCCCTGAACGCCCAGGTCAAGGCCGTCGCCCAGCACCGGGACGAGCTCATCCTTCAGCAGAAGCGAGCCGAATCCCAAGCTGCGGTCAACGAGTTGCCGCCCGCTGCCGAATAGGGCAGGCGGATTCGAGAATCGGGAGCCGCCTACGGGCGGCTCTCATCGTTTAGGCCAGGACAGGACTGCAGTCCTGAAGGGCTGCACCTACGGGTTGAATTTACCCGGTGGAGAGTCCAACTTCCGCGAGGGAAGCCTGGTCAGCCGGCGAAATCGGGAAAAGAGTTGACTTTTTCCGACTCGGACGCTAGAGAGACCGAACTTTCCGGCAGGCCGTAGATCTTGACTGTCAGGGCGACACGCTCCGACCCAATCGATCTAAACGCTGCCGAGTTCAACCTTGACTGACAAACGTCAGATTTGGGGCACGATCGCGGCCTAGCCGTGGTCCTCTGCAATTGCACCGCGCCAAGGGCTCAAAGCCGCCTATGGCGCGGCTTCGTTTTGTGCAAGCCATTGGCTTGTGGGGCGTTGCGTCGCAGCGTCCACCTGTTGAAGACACGCAAAGCCACCGGGTGGTGGTGGGTGAAAGAGGGCAGAGAATGCCAACGATCAGTCAGCTGATCCGCAAGCCGCGGACGGCGCAAAAGAGCCGGAATAAGGTTCCCGCGCTTGAGGCCTGCCCGCAAAAGCGGGGCGTGTGCACGCGCGTTTACACGACGACCCCGAAGAAGCCGAACTCGGCTCTCCGTAAGGTCGCCAAGGTTCGCCTTACCAATGGCTATGAAGTCATCGGTTATATCCCGGGCGAGGGGCACAACCTTCAGGAGCACTCCGTGGTCATGATCCGCGGCGGCCGCGTGAAGGACCTCCCGGGTGTTCGCTATCACATCCTCCGCGGTGTCCTCGACACCCAGGGCGTGAAGAATCGTAAGCAGCGTCGTTCGAAGTACGGCGCGAAGCGGCCCAAGTAAGCCGTCCAACTGTTATTGAGGTCGGAGCTAGCTCATGTCCCGCCGCCACAGCGCCGAAAAGCGTGAGATCATCCCGGATCCGAAGTTCGGGGACGTGGTCGTCACGAAGTTCATGAATTCCATCATGTACGACGGCAAGAAGTCCGCCGCCGAAAGCATCGTCTACGGTGCGTTCGACATCATCGAGAGCCGCACGAAGTCGAACCCCCTCGAGGTGTTCAAGCAGGCGCTCGACAATGTTTCCCCGGCCATCGAGGTGCGTTCCCGCCGTGTCGGCGGCGCCACCTATCAGGTGCCGGTCGAGGTCCGCTCGGAGCGCCGTCAGGCGCTTGCGATCCGCTGGATCATCCAGGCCGCTCGCGGCCGTAACGACAAGACCATGGTCGACCGTCTGTCCGCCGAGTTGCTCGATGCGTCGAACAACCGCGGCAACGCAGTGAAGAAGCGCGAAGACACGCACCGGATGGCCGAGGCCAACCGCGCCTTCTCGCACTATCGCTGGTAACGGTTGGACCTTGAGGAGCTTCAGCGATGCCCCGCACGCATGCAATTGAGGACTACCGTAACTTCGGCATCATGGCCCACATCGATGCCGGCAAGACGACCACGACCGAGCGTATCCTTTACTACACCGGTAAGTCGCACAAGATCGGTGAGACCCATGAAGGCTCTGCCACCATGGATTGGATGGAGCAGGAGCAAGAGCGTGGCATCACGATCACGTCCGCTGCCACCACCTGCTTCTGGAATGGCAAGCGCCTGAACATCATCGACACTCCCGGCCACGTGGACTTCACCATCGAGGTCGAGCGGTCGCTGCGTGTTCTCGACGGTGCTGTGTGCGTTCTCGACGGCAACCAGGGTGTCGAGCCTCAGACCGAGACCGTCTGGCGTCAGGCTGACAAGTACGACGTTCCGCGCGTCGTGTTCGTCAACAAGATGGACAAGACGGGCGCGAACTTCTTTAAGTGCGTCGAGGACATCGTGAAGCGCGTGGCCGGCAAGCCGGTCTGCCTCCAGCTGCCGATCGGCGCGGAGAGCGACTTCCAGGGCGTGATCGACCTCATCAAGATGAAGGCTCTGATCTGGTCCGGCGAGTCGCTCGGCGCGAAGTTCGACGAAGTCGAGATCCCGGCTGACCTGCAGGACCAGGCTGTCGAGTATCGCGGCAAGCTCGTTGAGGCTGCGGTCGAGATGGACGACGACGCGATGGTCGCGTACCTCGAGGGCCAGGAGCCCGACGAGGCGACCCTGCGCCGCCTGATCCGCACGGCCGTCCAGCGTCGCGCGTTCCATCCCGTGCTCTGCGGTTCGGCGTTCAAGAACAAGGGCGTTCAGCCGCTTCTCGACGCGGTCGTCGACTTCCTGCCGTCCCCGGCCGATCGTGAGGCGATCCAGGGCATCGACTTCAAGACCGAGGAAGAGATCATCCGCCGTCCGACGGACGACGAAGCCTTCTCCATGCTCGCCTTCAAGATCATGGACGACCCCTTCGTCGGCACCATCACCTTCTGCCGCGTCTATTCAGGCAAGGTCACCGCCGGTGAGACTCTCCTGAACTCGACTCGCGACAAGAAGGAGCGCGTCGGTCGCATGCTGCTCATGCATGCGAACAACCGTGAGGACGTTAAGGAAGCCTATGCGGGCGACATCGTCGCTCTCGCGGGCCTTAAGGATACCCGCACCGGCGACACCCTCTGCGACCCGGCCAAGGCCGTGATCCTCGAGAAGATGGAGTTCCCTGAGCCCGTCATCGAGATCGCCATCGAGCCGAAGTCGAAGGGCGACCAGGAGAAGCTGGGCCTCGCTCTCGCGAAGCTTGCGGCTGAGGACCCGTCCTTCCGCGTCTCGACGGATCAGGAATCCGGCCAGACCATCCTGAAGGGCATGGGCGAGCTGCACCTGGACATTAAGGTCGACATCCTGCGCCGTACCTACAAGGTCGACGCGAATGTGGGCGCTCCGCAGGTGGCCTATCGCGAGACGATGACCAAGAAGACCGAGGTGGACTACACCCACAAGAAGCAGACCGGCGGCACGGGCCAGTTCGCCCGCGTGAAGCTCGTCGTTCAGCCGAACGAGACGGGTGCCGGTTTCGCCTTCGAGTCGAAGATCGTCGGTGGTGCGGTTCCGAAGGAATACATCCCGGGCGTCGAAAAGGGCCTTCAGTCCGTCATCGGTGCCGGCGTCGTCGCCGGCTTCCCGGTGGTCGACATCAAGGTCGAGCTGATCGACGGCGCGTTCCACGAAGTCGACTCGTCGGCCCTGGCCTTCGAAATCGCCTCCCGTGCGGCTCTCCGCGAGGCCCTGCAAAAGGGCGCCTCGGTGCTGCTCGAGCCGGTGATGAAGGTCGAGGTCACCACGCCTGAGGATTACACCGGTTCCGTGATCGGTGACCTGAACTCCCGGCGTGGCCAGATCCAGGGCCAGGACATGCGCGGCAATGCCGTGGTCATCAACGCGATGGTCCCGCTCGCCAACATGTTCGGCTACGTCAACACCCTGCGCGGCATGAGCCAGGGGCGTGCGAGCTACACCATGCAGTTCGACCACTATGAACAGGTGCCGTCGAACGTGGCTGCCGAGGTTCAGGCGAAGTACGCCTGAACCCATTGAACAATAACTGACGATTTAAGGAACGGGTGCCACGATGGCGAAGGAAAAGTTTGAGCGGACGAAGCCGCACTGCAACATTGGGACGATTGGGCACGTTGACCACGGCAAGACGTCTCTGACGGCGGCGATCACGAAGGTTCTTGCCGAGGCTGGCGGGGCGACGTTTACGGCCTACGACCAGATCGACAAGGCTCCGGAAGAGAAGGCGCGCGGGATCACGATCTCGACGTCTCACGTGGAATACGAGACGGCCAACCGTCACTATGCGCACGTGGACTGCCCCGGCCACGCCGACTACGTGAAGAACATGATCACGGGTGCGGCGCAGATGGACGGCGCGATTCTGGTGGTGTCGTCGGCCGACGGCCCGATGCCGCAGACCCGCGAGCACATCCTGCTCGCCCGCCAGGTCGGCGTTCCGGCGCTGGTGGTGTTCATGAACAAGGTCGACATGGTCGACGATCCGGAGCTTCTCGAGCTGGTCGAGCTTGAGGTGCGCGAGCTTCTGTCGAAGTACGACTTCCCGGGCGACGACATTCCGATCGTCAAGGGTTCGGCTTTGTGCGCGCTGGAAGACCGTTCGCCTGAGATCGGCCGCGATGCGGTTCTCAAGCTGATGGCCGAGGTTGACCGCTACATTCCGCAGCCGGAGCGTCCGATTGACCAGCCGTTCCTGATGCCGATCGAAGACGTGTTCTCGATCTCGGGTCGCGGCACGGTGGTGACGGGCCGCGTTGAGCGCGGGATCGTCAAGGTCGGCGAGGAAGTCGAGATCGTTGGCCTGAAGGCGACGGTGAAGACGACCGTGACGGGCGTTGAGATGTTCCGCAAGCTGCTCGACCAGGGTCAGGCGGGCGACAACGTGGGCGTTCTTCTGCGCGGCACGAAGCGCGAGGACGTGGAGCGCGGCCAGGTGCTGTGCAAGCCCGGCTCGATCAAGCCGCACACGAAGTTCAAGGCCGAGGCCTACATCCTGACGAAGGAAGAGGGTGGCCGTCATACGCCGTTCTTCACGAACTACCGTCCGCAGTTCTACTTCCGGACGACGGACGTGACGGGCGTGGTGAAGCTGCCTGAGGGCACCGAGATGGTGATGCCGGGCGACAACATCGCCATGGAGGTCGAGCTGATTGCGCCGATCGCCATGGAGGAGAAGCTGCGCTTTGCGATCCGTGAAGGCGGCCGCACCGTCGGTGCCGGCGTCGTCGCTCAGGTCATGGATTAATTTAGAGGATCAAAGGAGCGGGCCGGTTTAGGCCGGTCCTCTCCCTTGTAGAGGTCAACCCATGAACGGTCAGAACATCCGTATTCGCCTTAAGGCGTTCGACCATCGGATCCTCGACGCTTCGACACGCGAAATCGTGTCGACCGCGAAGCGGACCGGCGCTCAGGTGCGCGGGCCCATCCCGCTGCCGACGCGCATTGAGCGCTTTACGGTGCTTCGCTCGCCGCACATCGACAAGAAGTCGCGCGAGCAGTTCGAGATGCGCACTCACAAGCGTGTTCTCGATATCGTGGACCCCACTCCCCAGACGGTGGACGCGCTGATGAAGCTCGACCTCGCCGCGGGCGTGGACGTGGAGATCAAGCTCTAAGCCGTTTGGCTTGGAGCTTTCGGTAGGACACGCCGAGAGGATACGCACATGCGCTCAGGCGTCATTGCACAGAAGGTCGGGATGACACGCGTCTTCACGGATGCGGGTGAGCATGTCCCGGTGACGGTTTTGAAGGTCGACCAGTGTCAAGTGGTCGCCCATCGGACCATGGATAAGAACGGCTACACCGCGCTGCAGGTCGGCGTCGGCAAGGCCAAGGTGAAGAACGTTTCGAAGGCTGAGCGCGGACGGTTCTCCGTCGCCAAGGTCGAGCCGAAGCGCAAGCTCGCGGAGTTCCGCGTCTCCGAGGATGCTCTCATCCCGGTCGGCGCCGAGATCACCGCCGACCACTTCGTCGCCGGTCAGTTCGTGGATGTCACGGGCACGACGACGGGTAAGGGCTTCGCGGGCGGCATGAAGCGCTGGAACTTCGGCGGTCTGCGCGCCACTCACGGCGTGTCGATCTCCCACCGTTCGATCGGTTCGACCGGTGGCCGCCAGGATCCGGGTCGGACGTTCAAGAACAAGAAGATGCCCGGTCACCTCGGTGTCGAGCGCGTGACCACGCAGAACCTGCGTGTCGTCTCGACCGATCCCGAGCGCGGTCTGATCCTTGTCGAAGGCGCCGTTCCCGGCGTTGCCGGCGGCTGGATCTTCATCCGCGACGCGGTGAAGCGGAAGCTGCCGAACGACGTGCCGATGCCCGGCAAGTTCCGTGCGGCGAACGACGCCGCGCCGGCCGCTCAGGCTGACCAGGCCCAAGAGGAGAATGCGTGATGAAACTCGACGTCACCACGCTCGATGGCAAAAAGGCCGGCTCGGTCGATCTGGACGAGGCCATCTTCGGTCTCGATCCGCGCGCCGATCTTCTCGCCCGTTGCGTCCGTTGGCAGCTTGCAAAGCGCCAGGCCGGCACGCACGCCGTGAAGAACCGTTCGGACATCGATCGCACGACCAAGAAGGTCTATAAGCAGAAGGGCACCGGTAACGCCCGCCACGGCGCCGCAAGCGCTCCCCAGTTCCGGGGCGGCGGTCGCGCCTTCGGCCCGCAGGTCCGCGGCCATGCGCACGACCTGCCCAAGAAGGTTCGTGCTCTTGCTCTGAAGCATGCGCTCTCGACCAAGGCCAAGGACGCTTCGCTCATCGTCGTCGATGACGTGCAGCTGTCCGAGGCCAAGACGAAGGCTCTGGTGGAGCGGTTCGGCAAGCTCGGGCTCGCGAACGCCCTGATCATCGGCGGTGCCGAGATCGAGGCGAACTTCCAGCGGGCTGCGCGCAACATCCCGAACATCGACGTCCTGCCGGTGCAGGGCATCAACGTCTATGACATTCTCCGTCGCGAGAAGCTCGTTCTCACGAAGGCGGCTGTCGATGCGCTGGAGGCGCGCTTCAAATGAGCCTGGACCCGCGCCATTACGATGTGATCGTAAGCCCGGTCATCACCGAGAAGGCCACGACCCTGTCCGATCAGAACAAGGTCGTCTTCAAGGTGAAGCCGGATGCGACGAAGCCGCAGATCAAGGAAGCGGTTGAGAAGCTGTTCGATGTCAAGGTGAAGAGCGTCAACACGCTCGTCACCAAGGGCAAGGTGAAGATGTTCCGCGGCACCCGCGGCCAGCGGTCGGACGTGAAGAAGGCGGTTGTGACCCTCGAAGAGGGCCAAACCATCGACGTCACGACGGGCCTCTGATCGGACGAGAGAGTGATCCGATGGCTTTGAAGACCTTCAAACCAATCACCCCCGGCCTGCGCCAGCTGGTGATCGTGGACCGCAGCGAGCTCTATAAGGGCAAGCCGGTCAAGACGCTGACGGAGGGCAAGTCGTCCTCCGGCGGCCGCAACAATCTGGGTCGTGTGACCGTCCGCTTCCGTGGCGGTGGACACAAGCGGACCCTGCGCAATGTCGACTTCAAGCGCCGCGGGCGCATGGGTGACGTGGCGACCGTGGAGCGGATTGAGTACGATCCGAACCGCACCGCCTTCATCGCCCTGATCCGCTACGCCGACGGCGAGCTGTCCTACATCCTGGCCCCGCAGCGTCTGGCTGTCGGCGATCAGGTGTCGGCTGGCGAGCAGGTCGACATTAAGCCGGGCAACGCGATGCCGATCGGCAACATGCCGGTTGGAACGATCATCCACAACATCGAGCTGAAGATCGGCCGCGGTGGCGCCATTGCCCGCTCCGCTGGCACCTATGCTCAGATCGTGGGTCGCGACCAGGGCTACGTGACGGTTCGCCTCAATTCGGGCGAGCAGCGCATGGTCCATGGCCTCTGCTTCGCCAGCGTCGGCGCCGTGTCCAACCCCGACCACATGAACACCTCGGTCGGTAAGGCGGGTCGGAATCGTTGGCTGGGCAAGCGCCCGCATAACCGCGGTGTCTCCATGAACCCGATCGACCACCCGCACGGTGGTGGTGAGGGTCGCACCTCGGGCGGCCGCCATCCGGTGACGCCGTGGGGCATTCCGACCAAGGGCAAGAAAACCCGTTCGAACAAGCGGACCGATAAGTTCATCGTGTCGAGCCGCCACGCACGGAAGAAGTAAGGACAGAGGCACGTCATGGCACGTTCGCTTTGGAAGGGTCCGTTCGTCGACGGCTACCTCCTCAAGAAGGCCGAGGCTGCCCGTGGGTCGGGCCGCAGCGAGGTCATCAAGATCTGGAGCCGCCGCTCCACGATCCTCCCGCAGTTCGTGGGCCTCACTTTCGGGGTCTACAACGGACAGAAGCACATTCCCGTCTACGTGAGCGAGGAAATGGTGGGTCACAAGTTCGGCGAGTTCTCGCCGACCCGCACCTTCCACGGCCACGCGGCGGACAAGAAGGCGAAGAGGAAGTAAGATGGGTAAGGCCGCGACTCCTCGCGCGCTGAGCGACAACGAGGCGCAAGCCGTCGCTCGTATGCTGCGCGTCAGCCCCCAGAAGCTCAATCTTGTTGCGGCCCTTATCCGCGGCAAGAAGGTTTCCACGGCTCTCGCCGATCTCGAGTTCTCGCGTAAGCGGATCGCTCGGGACGTCAGGAAGTGCCTCGAGAGCGCCATCGCCAACGCCGAGAACAACCACAACCTCGATGTGGACGATCTCGTCGTGAGC contains:
- the rplB gene encoding 50S ribosomal protein L2, with amino-acid sequence MALKTFKPITPGLRQLVIVDRSELYKGKPVKTLTEGKSSSGGRNNLGRVTVRFRGGGHKRTLRNVDFKRRGRMGDVATVERIEYDPNRTAFIALIRYADGELSYILAPQRLAVGDQVSAGEQVDIKPGNAMPIGNMPVGTIIHNIELKIGRGGAIARSAGTYAQIVGRDQGYVTVRLNSGEQRMVHGLCFASVGAVSNPDHMNTSVGKAGRNRWLGKRPHNRGVSMNPIDHPHGGGEGRTSGGRHPVTPWGIPTKGKKTRSNKRTDKFIVSSRHARKK
- the rplV gene encoding 50S ribosomal protein L22, whose amino-acid sequence is MGKAATPRALSDNEAQAVARMLRVSPQKLNLVAALIRGKKVSTALADLEFSRKRIARDVRKCLESAIANAENNHNLDVDDLVVSQAFVGKALVMKRFHARARGRGARIMKPFSNLTIVVREVAEQA
- a CDS encoding 50S ribosomal protein L23, producing MSLDPRHYDVIVSPVITEKATTLSDQNKVVFKVKPDATKPQIKEAVEKLFDVKVKSVNTLVTKGKVKMFRGTRGQRSDVKKAVVTLEEGQTIDVTTGL
- the rpsS gene encoding 30S ribosomal protein S19; this translates as MARSLWKGPFVDGYLLKKAEAARGSGRSEVIKIWSRRSTILPQFVGLTFGVYNGQKHIPVYVSEEMVGHKFGEFSPTRTFHGHAADKKAKRK